Within the Fischerella sp. PCC 9605 genome, the region CAGCCGGATGACAAAGTGATAGAAGTTGGATTTGGGCCCGGAGTGGCCATTCAGATTCTGGCAGATGCAGTGTCAACCGGGTATGTGGCAGGTGTTGACTATTCAGAGGAAATGGTTGAACAAGCCAGAGTGCGGAATGCGAAAGCGATCGAGACAGGCTTAGTCCAACTTCAGTATGGCTCGGTGGAAGCACTGCCATTTGCAGATGACACCTTCGATAAAGCCTTGGCGATCAACTCCATGCAAGTTTGGTCAGATGCGATCGCTGGACTGCGAGAAATGCGGCGAGTGATGAAGGTTGGCGGCAAGATTGCGCTTGGGTTTACTCCTTATTCCGGGCAACCGAGTACTGGATTGACCGAAATGCTTACGGCTGCTGGCTTTACTGAGGCACGCTTGGTAGAGACAGATCGGGGTTTCTGCGTACTAGCGATCAAATGATCGGCTGATATGCGATCGCCACCCCTAAATCACTCCAAATCGTTACAAACATTCCTTTACTTAACTGGGTTGATTTCCTCTTCTGACAACCCTAACGCGAGCATATCCTCAGCTCTAAAAGCTACATCGTTTTTCAAAAAGAACTCATCAAGCTGCGGCGGTTCACACTTAGTACCCGAAAGCATAGCATGTACCTGACCGCGATGATGAATCTGATGCACAAACAAATGTGTCAACACGCGACCAACTTGATCAACTTGACGCACGCCACCACCGCGATCCAACACAACCTCATTTGTGAGATAGGTATCGCTGAGGGCGTCGCAATAATTAATTAACCGCGTATCGGCTGCTTTTTGCGCGCTTTTTAACTCAGCAATAGTTACACAAGGAATTTGATTTTCAAACACAGATGGCCCGCGTCCTCCTGCTTCCAAGGCATCCAGATAATACCAATCAACAACGAGGATATGATTAAGCGTGAGTTGAATCGAGGGGAAAAAACTTGTGCGTTCGGCTTCAAATTCTTGTTGGGTGAGTCCTGCACATGCATTCAACAAACGATAATTTGACCAAGTGTTGTTCCGTGCCATGCAACAGAAGAAAGTTGTCAGGGAAGGCATTAGTATCTTGTCACAGCTTTGAGCGATCGCAATATTATCTTCCGAGTCTGTGTCTATATTCCTCTTTGTGTCTTAGTGTCTTGGTGGTTCAAAAATATTTTTTTCACCACTAAGGCACTAAGACACCAAGTAGAATCGTGTGTTTTGACTTAGACCGACCTAGTTATTTAGAGTTTTGCAACAGTTCTAAAATCCGTTGCAGGGGAACTTCTACCCAAGTCGGACGGTTTCTGAGTTCGTAGTCCAACTCCAGAATTACTTTCTCTAACAAAAAGGCATCGACAAGTACTCGTAACTCTGAAGGATGCTTGGGTACAAAGGCTGCATGGTCAGATGTTGCCAAGTAGGATTTCAAAAAGGCAACACTAGACCAACAGAAGAAAAACTGTTGCCAATGCTCTACCAACGGTAAATCATCTGGGCGGAGTATACCGCTTTCTTTTTCGTTACGCAAGGCAACGCGGCTGGCATAGTACAATGATTCCAGCATTGAGGCAACATCGCGTAGGGGCGATCGCTTCATGCGGCGTTCGCTCAAGGGGCGATCTGAGTTACCTTCAAAGTCAATGATGATGAAATCTTTACCCGTGTACAACACTTCATCTAGGGAATACTTGCCATGACAGCGAGTCCGCATGGCGGTGATTTTGTGATTCAAAATCTCCTGAAAGCGCCCCAAGATCCACTCTCGCTGGTTGAGTACCATTTTTGCTAAGGGCTGTACATCAGTGGGCAGTTGCACCAAGAGTTTGTTCAAAAGTATCAATGTCTGCCCCGCTTGGTTCCGCATATTTTGGTAGATTGAGCGCTGGTAGAAGGAAGAAAACGGTTCGGGTGCAAAATCCACATCTTCGATGTCAGATGCCAGCGCTATATGCAATTCGGCAGTACGTAGCCCCAACAATTCAGCAGAACGGAGATAATTTCCCATGAATTCTTGGGCCATTTCGGGAATGGGAACTTCTAGTGCTGCTTGCAACAAGGAAGGGGGTAGTTCAATATCAGTGATATCTACGTATTTGGGCAGTACTAGTTCAAAGAAGTCGCGCAAGCTGTCGAGGGTATAAGACCAAGCATCGCGAATGTCAGGTATGTATTTTCGCAAGATTCCCAGTGTCATCGGTTCAGCCCCTTTGCGATGATACTCCAGCGCACCTGCGACGGGGGCCAGATGTTCTGGGTGGGGTATGCCTTTGGTAGCTGAAATCTTGGTGAGAAAACGACCAATTTCTAAATCGGGGTTGATGCCTGTCTCGACTTTGCGGAAGATTTTGCAGAACAGGCGATCGCCATAAATTATGCCTGTATTAGTATGTTCTCCCTTGAGTAGATGTGGCTCTAGGAAAACACTAGTAATACTCTCACTAATATTACTTAGTGTTTCTGGGTAATCTTCTGTGGTT harbors:
- a CDS encoding DinB family protein — translated: MPSLTTFFCCMARNNTWSNYRLLNACAGLTQQEFEAERTSFFPSIQLTLNHILVVDWYYLDALEAGGRGPSVFENQIPCVTIAELKSAQKAADTRLINYCDALSDTYLTNEVVLDRGGGVRQVDQVGRVLTHLFVHQIHHRGQVHAMLSGTKCEPPQLDEFFLKNDVAFRAEDMLALGLSEEEINPVK
- a CDS encoding class I SAM-dependent methyltransferase; translation: MHNNQQQQQHLGIVDSLLMQMFGRPKGILGRLGGFILARTKRDFTQWVIHLLEVQPDDKVIEVGFGPGVAIQILADAVSTGYVAGVDYSEEMVEQARVRNAKAIETGLVQLQYGSVEALPFADDTFDKALAINSMQVWSDAIAGLREMRRVMKVGGKIALGFTPYSGQPSTGLTEMLTAAGFTEARLVETDRGFCVLAIK